A stretch of the Lolium perenne isolate Kyuss_39 chromosome 3, Kyuss_2.0, whole genome shotgun sequence genome encodes the following:
- the LOC127342973 gene encoding expansin-A9 gives MEKVAILALFLGLCVSQLGGSVAQQYWTPANATFYGGGDASGTMNGACGYDNLYNDGYGTNSTALSTTLWGDGKSCGACYAITCDASRTKDCKPGTSITVTATNFCPPDNSKPSDAGGWCNSPRQHFDMSEPAWESIAQYRAGIVPVNYARTTCRRTGGIRFTITGHDYFDNVLVTNVGGSGAVSAVSVKDSTTDWTTMSRNWGANWQNGAYLTGQSLSFKVQTDDGKSIEADNVVPAYWKYGDTYESYNNFY, from the exons ATGGAGAAGGTCGCGATCCTGGCATTGTTTCTGGGCTTGTGCGTGTCACAGCTCGGGGGTTCAGTGGCTCAGCAGTACTGGACGCCCGCCAATGCGACCTTCTATGGCGGGGGCGACGCGTCCGGCACAATGA ATGGGGCGTGCGGGTACGACAACCTGTACAACGACGGGTACGGGACAAACTCCACGGCGTTGAGCACGACGCTGTGGGGCGACGGCAAGTCCTGCGGCGCGTGCTACGCGATCACCTGCGATGCCTCACGCACGAAAGACTGCAAGCCAGGGACGTCCATCACCGTCACGGCCACCAACTTCTGCCCGCCGGACAACAGCAAGCCCAGCGACGCCGGCGGGTGGTGCAACTCGCCGCGGCAGCACTTCGACATGTCGGAGCCCGCGTGGGAGTCCATCGCGCAGTACAGGGCCGGCATCGTCCCCGTCAACTACGCCAGGACGACGTGCAGGAGGACCGGGGGCATCCGCTTCACCATCACCGGACACGACTACTTCGATAACGTTCTCGTCACCAACGTTGGCGGAAGCGGCGCCGTGTCGGCGGTGTCGGTGAAGGATTCCACCACCGACTGGACAACCATGAGCCGCAACTGGGGTGCTAACTGGCAGAACGGCGCCTACCTCACCGGCCAGAGTCTGTCCTTCAAGGTGCAGACGGACGATGGGAAGTCCATCGAAGCGGACAACGTGGTGCCGGCATACTGGAAGTACGGCGACACCTATGAGTCCTATAACAACTTCTACTAG
- the LOC127342974 gene encoding ATP-dependent zinc metalloprotease FTSH 9, chloroplastic/mitochondrial, whose amino-acid sequence MSALQASLLLRPLPSPLPQRRRLPLPPNSLSFPHHRRPPLSLRALASDGPSQSPDPPAAAAAAAAEGPAPEGGKEELEDLVDRARVWALALAAALVNAARRFVDWVVSGDWMSWWPFWRPDRRLQRLIDDADADPKDAAKQSALLHELNKFSPEDVIKRIEQRSHAVDSKGVAEYLRALILTNAIADYLPDERYGRSATLPALLQELKQRVSGDEDKPFSNPGISHKQPLHVVMVDPKATGRSTRFVQEIFSTILFTVAVGLMWVMGAAALQKYIGSLGGMGASGVGSSSSYSAKDLNKDVTPEKNVKTFKDVKGCDDAKKELEEVVEYLRNPTKFTRLGGKLPKGILLTGAPGTGKTLLAKAIAGEAGVPFFYRAGSEFEEMFVGVGARRVRSLFQAAKKKAPCIVFIDEIDAVGSTRKQWEGHTKKTLHQLLVEMDGFEQNEGIIVMAATNLPDILDPALTRPGRFDRHIVVPSPDVRGRQDILDLYLQDKPVATDVDVNAIARNTPGFNGADLANLVNIAAIKAAVEGADKLNASQLEFAKDRIIMGTERKSMFISDESKKLTAYHESGHAIVALNTKGAHPIHKATILPRGSALGMVTQLPSQDETSISKKQLLARLDVCMGGRVAEELIFGEENVTTGARNDLHTATELAQYMVSNCGMSDAIGPVHVRERPSADMQSRIDEEVVKLLREAYERVTRLLKKHEKQLHALANALLERETLTSDEINKIVHPYQEPQLPFQEEAFALT is encoded by the exons ATGAGCGCCCTGCAGgcctccctcctcctccgccccctCCCCTCCCCCCTGCCCCAACGCCGCCGTCTTCCACTCCCCCCCAACTCCCTCTCCTTCCCGCACCACCGCCGCCCCCCGCTCTCCCTCCGCGCATTGGCCTCCGACGGGCCCTCCCAGTCGCCCGACCCGCCCGCGGCGGCCGCGGCCGCCGCGGCGGAGGGTCCCGCTCCCGAGGGCGGCAAGGAGGAGCTGGAGGACCTGGTGGACAGGGCTAGGGTTTGGGCCCTCGCCCTCGCGGCCGCCCTCGTCAACGCCGCCAGGAGGTTCGTAGACTGGGTCGTGTCCGGCGACTGGATGAGCTGGTGGCCCTTCTGGCGCCCCGACCGCCGCCTGCAGAGGTTGATCGACGACGCCGACGCGGACCCCAAGGACGCCGCCAAGCAGAGCGCGCTGCTCCACGAGCTCAACAAGTTTAG CCCAGAAGACGTCATTAAAAGAATTGAGCAAAGAAGTCACGCGGTGGACAGCAAAGGTGTTGCAGAGTACCTCCGAGCTCTCATTCTCACCAATGCTATTGCTGATTACCTACCAGATGAACGGTATGGGCGTTCGGCAACCCTACCAGCTCTG TTGCAAGAATTGAAGCAGCGTGTATCTGGGGATGAGGACAAGCCTTTCTCAAATCCTGGGATATCACACAAGCAACCATTGCATGTTGTAATG GTTGATCCTAAAGCTACCGGTAGATCAACTCGCTTTGTTCAAGAGATTTTCTCGACTATCTTGTTCACAGTTGCTGTTGGACTAATGTG GGTAATGGGTGCCGCTGCGCTACAAAAGTATATTGGTAGCCTAGGTGGAATGGGCGCGTCTGGTGTTGGTTCTAGTTCGTCATATTCTGCAAAAGACTTGAATAAGGATGTAACTCCGGAGAAG AATGTCAAGACATTTAAAGATGTCAAAGGCTGTGATGATGCAAAGAAAGAACTTGAGGAAGTTGTCGAGTATCTGAGAAACCCTACAAAGTTCACGCGCCTTGGTGGAAAGCTACCAAAG GGAATACTTTTAACTGGAGCTCCAGGAACTGGGAAGACACTACTTGCGAAG GCCATTGCAGGTGAAGCTGGTGTGCCGTTCTTTTACCGAGCAGGTTCTGAATTTGAAGAAAT GTTTGTTGGTGTCGGTGCTCGGAGAGTGAGGTCCTTGTTTCAAGCCGCAAAGAAAAAG GCACCATGTATTGTTTTCATTGATGAAATAGATGCCGTGGGATCCACTAGAAAACAGTGGGAAGGGCACACAAAGAAAACATTGCATCAACTTCTTGTTGAGATGGATGGATTTGAACAAAATGAG GGAATAATAGTAATGGCTGCAACAAACTTGCCAGACATTCTTGATCCGGCACTTACGAGACCTGGTAGATTTGATAGACAT ATTGTTGTCCCTAGCCCTGATGTGCGCGGCCGCCAAGATATTCTGGATCTCTATTTGCAAGACAAGCCAGTGGCCACTGATGTGGATGTCAATGCAATTGCCCGTAATACCCCTGGCTTTAATGGGGCTG ACCTTGCAAACCTGGTAAACATTGCAGCAATTAAGGCTGCAGTTGAAGGTGCTGACAAGTTGAATGCATCACAATTGGAGTTTGCCAAAGATCGTATCATCATGGGTACTGAAAGGAAATCAATGTTCATATCTGACGAATCGAAAAAG CTTACTGCATATCATGAAAGTGGGCATGCTATTGTTGCACTCAATACCAAGGGCGCTCATCCAATTCACAAGGCAACTATCCTGCCTCGTGGATCTGCCCTTGGAATGGTTACACAACTTCCCTCACAGGATGAGACTTCTATCAGCAAGAAACAACTCCTGGCACGTCTTGATGTTTGCATGGGTGGAAGGGTTGCTGAAGAGCTTATATTTGGGGAAGAGAACGTTACAACTGGAGCAAGGAATGATCTTCATACTGCAACAGAGCTTGCTCAGTATATG GTATCAAACTGTGGGATGAGTGATGCTATTGGTCCAGTGCATGTGAGAGAACGTCCGAGTGCTGACATGCAATCGAGAATAGATGAAGAG GTGGTCAAACTCCTAAGAGAAGCTTATGAGCGGGTCACGCGTTTACTAAAGAAG CACGAGAAGCAATTGCATGCTTTAGCAAATGCCTTGCTAGAACGCGAAACTCTCACCTCCGATGAGATCAACAAAATAGTCCATCCATACCAAGAACCCCAGCTTCCCTTCCAAGAAGAAGCATTTGCGCTAACTTAG
- the LOC127339742 gene encoding uncharacterized protein, producing the protein MPIYNRFQLELRKITSYNVRDIGVTEQGSIHEVFPIQGSVRGYGRRSYRVDADVANGIYNCECCKINRDGILCCHAMKVMTHLGMVTKYPEHYILPRWCLPPPDIVAPRDERQEKPVGQKLSRKDMRLLRYGNLCSDFAKLAVGLAASEKTNEIAERHMRAMEKEMADLKKANADALKKRKSAKHPVNTNPANDSQESVPMEEDVYIVENRKARNPPMSATKGRPGSKRKKGGLQLQKPKQGLCGVCKQPGHDARTCEVRLANPEKYSLLGIFH; encoded by the coding sequence ATGCCCATCTACAACCGCTTTCAGCTTGAGCTTCGGAAGATTACATCCTACAATGTTCGTGACATTGGTGTTACTGAACAAGGGAGCATTCATGAGGTTTTCCCAATACAAGGATCCGTGCGCGGGTACGGTAGGAGGAGTTATCGTGTCGATGCTGATGTAGCTAATGGAATCTACAATTGTGAATGTTGCAAAATTAACAGGGATGGTATCCTGTGCTGCCATGCAATGAAAGTTATGACACATCTAGGGATGGTTACAAAATACCCAGAGCACTACATCCTACCCAGGTGGTGTCTACCCCCTCCCGACATAGTTGCACCGCGGGATGAGAGGCAAGAAAAGCCTGTTGGCCAGAAACTATCTAGAAAAGATATGAGATTGCTTAGATATGGTAACCTCTGCAGTGATTTTGCCAAGCTTGCTGTTGGTTTAGCGGCCTCAGAGAAAACTAATGAAATAGCTGAACGGCACATGAGAGCaatggagaaagagatggcagatTTGAAAAAGGCTAATGCTGATGCACTCAAAAAAAGGAAGAGCGCCAAGCATCCAGTAAACACCAACCCTGCTAATGATTCACAAGAAAGTGTACCTATGGAAGAAGATGTTTACATCGTGGAGAATCGGAAAGCTAGGAACCCACCAATGTCAGCGACAAAAGGGCGCCCAGGTTCAAAAAGAAAGAAAGGTGGTCTACAGTTACAGAAACCAAAACAAGGTCTTTGTGGTGTGTGCAAGCAACCAGGTCACGATGCTCGTACGTGCGAGGTGCGACTAGCAAACCCAGAGAAGTACAGTTTGTTGGGCATTTTTCATTGA